The Achromobacter pestifer genome includes a region encoding these proteins:
- the tssE gene encoding type VI secretion system baseplate subunit TssE — translation MKGFEPSLFDKLFDGDGQTPHALRRLSVEEIKETVARDIEALLNTRMVFTEDSLKRYPNCQRSILTYGLSDFSGLSLASHYDREFICRSLEQAIARHEPRLTHVRVLLQVDSRATSVLYFAITAMLDVGPAHEPVTFDATLQPSTLQYSVSKGRAKAAAAA, via the coding sequence ATGAAGGGATTCGAACCCAGCCTGTTCGACAAGTTGTTCGACGGCGACGGGCAGACACCGCATGCGTTGCGACGCCTGTCGGTGGAAGAAATCAAGGAAACGGTCGCGCGCGACATCGAGGCCCTGCTCAATACGCGCATGGTCTTCACCGAAGACTCGCTCAAGCGTTATCCGAATTGCCAACGCTCCATCCTGACCTATGGCCTGTCGGATTTTTCCGGCTTGAGCCTGGCCAGCCACTACGACCGCGAGTTCATCTGCCGGTCGCTGGAGCAGGCGATCGCCCGCCACGAGCCGCGCCTGACGCATGTGCGGGTGCTGCTGCAGGTGGATAGCCGCGCGACCTCGGTGCTGTATTTCGCGATTACCGCGATGCTGGACGTGGGGCCGGCGCATGAGCCGGTCACGTTCGACGCGACGCTGCAGCCGTCCACCTTGCAGTACTCGGTGAGCAAGGGCCGGGCCAAGGCCGCGGCAGCCGCCTGA
- the tssF gene encoding type VI secretion system baseplate subunit TssF: MEELLPYYERELGFLRGSSRDFAQRYPKIAARLGLSGETCEDPHVERMIESFALLGARINKKLDDDYPEFTEALFEVMYPHYLRPFPSCSVAQFDMGGMASQLTAPVRMARGTELKSHPVRGVACRFRTAYEVTLAPVSIRQAVFAATANAPSAASLPAGVTGRLSLTLACLAETQNFSSLAVDRLRVYLHGEPSFVAALRDCLFLRTAAAYLETQPGRWNRMQDVPLAEVGLSEDEALIDFPASSHPAYRLLAEYFAFSEKFNFVDIDLAALRRAAGPVREITLHLALKGVRADSNTARLLESATADNFRLGCTPVVNLFAQRADPIRVTHAQASYPVVADARRAYGYEIYSIDRVRQVRQNAQGDSVVEFRPFYSLHHGETPEGAGHYWTARRNSMVAERSPGYEMEMSIVDIDFDPSLPQTETLSLELTCTNRDLPAHLAVGQPGGDLFLEGGSIAREIRMLRRPTHTHRFQQGRAAHWRLISHLALNHLSLVHSGLPALKETLRLYDLSHSAVAARQIEGLIGLDYKPATHWMPGEPFATFVRGIEIRLTINEDNFVGTSLHAFVAVINRFFGLYVHANSFVQLVVLSRRGAEEILRCPPCNGDAILA, translated from the coding sequence ATGGAAGAACTGCTGCCTTACTACGAACGCGAACTGGGCTTTCTGCGCGGTTCGTCGCGCGATTTTGCGCAGCGCTATCCGAAGATCGCCGCGCGGCTCGGGCTGTCCGGCGAAACCTGCGAGGATCCGCACGTCGAGCGGATGATCGAATCGTTCGCGCTGCTGGGCGCGCGCATCAACAAGAAACTGGACGACGACTATCCGGAATTTACGGAAGCGCTGTTCGAGGTGATGTATCCGCATTACCTGCGCCCGTTTCCGTCGTGCTCGGTGGCGCAGTTCGACATGGGCGGCATGGCCTCGCAGCTGACGGCGCCGGTACGCATGGCGCGCGGCACGGAACTGAAATCGCATCCCGTGCGCGGCGTGGCGTGCCGCTTCCGCACCGCCTATGAGGTGACCCTGGCGCCAGTAAGTATCCGCCAGGCAGTGTTCGCCGCGACGGCCAACGCCCCGTCGGCGGCCAGCCTGCCGGCCGGCGTGACGGGCCGGCTGTCGCTGACGCTGGCCTGCCTGGCCGAAACACAGAATTTTTCCAGCCTGGCGGTGGACCGCCTGCGCGTCTATCTGCACGGCGAACCGTCGTTCGTCGCCGCGCTGCGGGACTGCCTGTTCCTGCGCACCGCCGCGGCCTATCTTGAAACGCAGCCAGGCCGCTGGAACCGCATGCAGGACGTGCCGCTGGCCGAGGTCGGGCTGTCCGAGGACGAAGCGCTGATCGACTTCCCGGCCAGCTCGCATCCCGCCTACCGGTTGCTGGCCGAGTACTTCGCGTTCTCCGAGAAGTTCAATTTCGTCGACATCGATCTCGCGGCGCTCAGGCGTGCGGCGGGTCCGGTGCGTGAAATCACCCTGCATCTCGCATTGAAGGGCGTGCGCGCGGACTCGAATACGGCGCGTCTGTTGGAATCCGCAACTGCCGACAACTTCCGGCTGGGCTGCACGCCCGTCGTCAACCTGTTCGCGCAACGCGCCGATCCCATCCGCGTCACCCATGCGCAGGCGTCCTATCCGGTGGTGGCGGACGCGCGCCGCGCCTATGGCTACGAGATCTATTCGATCGACCGCGTGCGCCAGGTGCGGCAGAACGCGCAGGGCGATTCGGTGGTGGAGTTCCGGCCCTTCTATTCGCTGCATCATGGCGAAACGCCCGAGGGCGCCGGGCACTACTGGACGGCGCGGCGCAATTCCATGGTGGCCGAGCGCAGCCCGGGCTACGAAATGGAGATGTCCATCGTCGACATCGATTTCGATCCCTCGCTGCCGCAGACCGAGACCCTGAGCCTGGAGCTGACCTGCACCAACCGCGACCTGCCCGCGCATCTGGCGGTGGGGCAGCCGGGCGGGGATCTGTTCCTGGAGGGCGGCTCCATCGCGCGCGAGATCCGCATGCTGCGCCGGCCGACCCACACGCATCGCTTCCAGCAGGGGCGGGCGGCGCACTGGCGCCTAATATCGCATCTGGCGTTGAACCACCTGTCGCTGGTGCATAGCGGCCTGCCCGCGCTGAAGGAGACGCTGCGGCTGTATGACCTGTCGCATTCCGCGGTGGCGGCGCGCCAGATAGAAGGACTGATCGGGTTGGACTACAAGCCTGCCACGCACTGGATGCCCGGCGAGCCGTTCGCGACCTTCGTGCGCGGCATCGAGATCCGGCTGACGATCAACGAAGACAACTTCGTCGGCACCAGCCTGCATGCCTTCGTGGCGGTGATCAACCGCTTCTTCGGACTTTACGTGCATGCCAACAGCTTCGTGCAGCTGGTCGTGCTGTCGCGCCGCGGCGCGGAAGAAATCCTACGGTGCCCCCCATGCAACGGCGACGCGATCCTAGCGTAA
- the tssG gene encoding type VI secretion system baseplate subunit TssG, giving the protein MPPMQRRRDPSVIESLLAEPQRFKFFQAVRVLESWFARQEGSRARNAVSTHLRFLNSSSLGFPASEIAALTAYDKQGQALEDAEARLAALAAGNLGRVEIEPAFFGLLGAQGAMPLHYTEILSTRESSRRDRGARAFFDIFSNRAAALFYAAWKKYRMPVRHETEQDHHYLPLLLALGGIGHPALRDRLQSGQGRVFDESLAHYAAAARQRPVSAAYLQRVLADYFQVALRVEQFVGRWYHVPPQNRTRLGMPGAVLGVSAMAGDRIWQRDMRIRLWIGPLSKDAFTDFLPGGARAQALEKLLTMFGGMSFEYEVRLVMAKKDVGGSVLGEDGGARLGWNSFLCTEPVASDRDDASYELHTIH; this is encoded by the coding sequence GTGCCCCCCATGCAACGGCGACGCGATCCTAGCGTAATCGAATCGCTGCTGGCCGAGCCGCAGCGATTCAAGTTCTTTCAGGCCGTGCGGGTGCTGGAGTCGTGGTTTGCGCGGCAGGAAGGCAGCCGCGCGCGCAACGCCGTGTCCACGCACCTGCGCTTCCTGAATTCGTCGTCGCTGGGATTTCCGGCCAGCGAGATCGCCGCGCTGACGGCCTATGACAAGCAGGGCCAGGCACTGGAAGACGCCGAGGCGCGGCTGGCGGCGCTGGCCGCGGGCAACCTGGGGCGGGTGGAGATCGAACCGGCCTTCTTCGGCCTGTTGGGCGCGCAGGGCGCCATGCCACTGCACTACACCGAGATCCTGAGCACGCGCGAGAGCTCGCGGCGAGACCGCGGCGCGCGCGCCTTCTTCGATATTTTCTCCAACCGGGCCGCGGCGCTGTTCTATGCGGCCTGGAAGAAATACCGCATGCCTGTGCGGCATGAGACCGAGCAGGACCATCATTACCTGCCACTGCTGCTGGCGCTGGGCGGCATCGGCCATCCGGCGCTGCGCGACCGCCTGCAATCGGGCCAGGGCCGGGTGTTCGACGAATCGCTGGCGCACTACGCCGCGGCCGCTCGCCAGCGGCCGGTATCGGCGGCCTACCTGCAACGCGTGCTGGCCGACTATTTCCAGGTGGCGCTGCGGGTGGAACAGTTCGTCGGCCGCTGGTATCACGTGCCGCCGCAGAACCGTACTCGGCTGGGCATGCCCGGCGCGGTGCTGGGCGTGTCGGCCATGGCCGGCGACCGCATCTGGCAACGCGACATGCGCATCCGTTTGTGGATCGGTCCGCTGTCCAAGGATGCGTTCACCGACTTCCTGCCCGGTGGCGCGCGCGCGCAGGCGCTGGAGAAGCTCTTGACCATGTTCGGCGGCATGAGCTTCGAATACGAGGTGCGGCTGGTGATGGCCAAGAAGGACGTCGGCGGCAGCGTGCTGGGTGAAGACGGCGGCGCGCGCCTGGGCTGGAATTCCTTTCTTTGCACGGAACCAGTGGCATCGGACCGCGATGACGCCAGCTACGAATTGCACACCATTCATTGA
- the tssH gene encoding type VI secretion system ATPase TssH, whose product MATPLKTLIGKLNQTCRQAAERAASLCMAQGHYEVDLEHLFLALLEKPASDFSMVARRSGIEASVLEADLNAEIRGFKNGNTRTPVFSPHLPRLFEHAWLIASLDTQTTRIRSGHLLLALLTEPDLAQLARRGSRLFESFRLDELKHDFTALTAGSEEAGQSVALGDSPAGDAGQDGAAPAAGLSKTPALDQYTANLTERAREGKIDPVIGRDAEIRQMIDILTRRRQNNPILTGEAGVGKTAVVEGLALRIVAGDVPPALAGVALRTLDMGLLQAGASVKGEFENRLKNVIDEVKQSSTPIILFIDEAHTMIGAGGQAGQNDAANLLKPALARGELRTIAATTWSEYKKYFEKDAALARRFQVVKVEEPSEELAASMLRGMAPLMEQHFGVRVLDEAIVAAARLSHRYISGRQLPDKAVSVLDTACARVALGRSATPALIDDARHRLARLETERAALRREAAAGAAQSARLRELDQEMDATRAALTDAEARLARESELVRQIHALREELEAAGAEATPEPAAKRRSGKAAESAATPGQAQLAELQQQLRALQGEAPLVPAFVDAQVIAEIVSAWTGIPLGRMVNDEIRTVLELQPLLAERVIGQDHALHAIAQRVRTARAGLEDPNKPKGVFLFIGPSGVGKTETALAVADVLYGGERKLVTINMSEYQEAHSVSGLKGSPPGYVGYGEGGVLTEAVRRQPYSVVLLDEIEKAHPDVLELFFQVFDKGVMDDAEGREIDFRNTLIILTSNVGSSAIMQACLNKSAEERPDPEALQELLAPQLYKAFKPAFLGRMKTIAYYPVDDDALARIIGLKLGRIAQRVQANHRAVFEWDEALVEAVLARCTEVDTGARNVDHILNGTLLPQIAEQVLGRMAQGEAIARIRVTAGKNGEFRYRLA is encoded by the coding sequence ATGGCCACACCCTTGAAGACCCTGATTGGAAAGCTCAACCAGACCTGCCGCCAGGCGGCCGAGCGCGCCGCCAGCCTGTGCATGGCCCAGGGGCACTATGAGGTGGACCTGGAGCATCTGTTCCTGGCCTTGCTGGAAAAGCCGGCCAGTGATTTCAGCATGGTGGCGCGGCGCAGCGGCATCGAGGCGTCAGTGCTGGAAGCGGACCTGAATGCCGAGATACGCGGCTTCAAGAACGGCAACACGCGTACGCCGGTGTTCTCGCCACATCTGCCGCGGCTGTTCGAACACGCCTGGCTGATCGCCTCGCTGGACACGCAGACCACCCGCATCCGTTCGGGCCATCTGCTGCTGGCCTTGCTGACCGAGCCCGACCTGGCCCAGCTGGCGCGGCGCGGATCGCGCCTGTTCGAATCGTTCCGGCTGGACGAGCTGAAGCATGATTTCACCGCGTTGACGGCCGGTTCCGAAGAGGCGGGCCAGTCGGTGGCGCTGGGCGACAGTCCGGCGGGCGACGCCGGGCAGGATGGCGCGGCCCCGGCTGCCGGCCTGTCCAAGACGCCTGCGCTGGACCAGTACACCGCCAACCTGACCGAACGGGCGCGCGAGGGCAAGATCGATCCGGTGATCGGCCGCGATGCCGAGATCCGCCAGATGATCGACATCCTGACGCGCCGCCGCCAGAACAATCCCATCCTGACCGGCGAGGCCGGCGTGGGCAAGACCGCGGTGGTCGAGGGGCTGGCCCTGCGCATCGTGGCGGGCGACGTGCCGCCGGCGCTGGCGGGCGTGGCGCTGCGCACGCTGGATATGGGCTTGCTGCAGGCCGGCGCCAGCGTCAAGGGTGAGTTCGAGAACCGCCTGAAGAACGTGATCGACGAGGTCAAGCAGAGCTCCACGCCCATCATCCTGTTCATCGACGAAGCCCACACCATGATAGGCGCGGGTGGGCAGGCCGGGCAGAACGATGCGGCCAACCTGCTCAAGCCGGCGCTGGCGCGCGGCGAGCTGCGCACCATCGCCGCCACCACCTGGAGCGAATACAAGAAGTACTTTGAAAAGGATGCCGCGCTGGCGCGCCGCTTCCAGGTCGTGAAGGTGGAAGAGCCCAGCGAGGAGCTGGCCGCGAGCATGCTGCGCGGCATGGCGCCGCTGATGGAACAGCACTTCGGCGTGCGCGTGCTGGACGAGGCCATCGTGGCCGCGGCGCGCCTGTCGCACCGCTACATCAGCGGTCGCCAGTTGCCGGACAAGGCCGTCAGCGTGCTGGACACGGCTTGCGCGCGCGTGGCCCTGGGCCGCAGCGCCACGCCGGCGCTGATCGACGACGCGCGCCATCGCCTGGCGCGCCTGGAGACCGAGCGCGCCGCCCTGCGCCGCGAGGCCGCGGCCGGCGCGGCGCAATCCGCGCGCCTGCGCGAGCTGGACCAGGAAATGGACGCCACGCGCGCCGCATTGACGGATGCGGAAGCGCGGCTGGCGCGGGAAAGCGAACTGGTCAGGCAGATCCACGCGCTGCGCGAGGAACTGGAGGCGGCGGGTGCGGAAGCCACGCCGGAGCCCGCTGCCAAGCGCCGCTCGGGCAAGGCGGCCGAATCCGCCGCCACGCCCGGGCAGGCTCAACTGGCCGAATTGCAGCAGCAGCTGCGCGCCTTGCAGGGCGAGGCGCCGCTGGTGCCGGCCTTCGTGGACGCGCAGGTCATCGCCGAGATCGTGTCTGCCTGGACCGGCATTCCGCTGGGCCGCATGGTCAACGACGAAATCCGCACGGTGCTGGAGCTACAGCCCCTGCTGGCCGAACGCGTCATCGGCCAGGACCATGCCTTGCATGCCATCGCGCAGCGCGTGCGCACCGCGCGCGCCGGCCTTGAGGACCCCAACAAGCCCAAGGGCGTGTTCCTCTTCATCGGCCCCTCGGGCGTGGGCAAGACCGAAACCGCGCTAGCCGTGGCCGACGTGCTGTATGGCGGCGAACGCAAGCTGGTCACCATCAACATGAGCGAGTACCAGGAAGCCCACAGCGTATCGGGCCTGAAGGGCTCGCCGCCGGGCTACGTGGGCTACGGCGAGGGCGGCGTGCTGACCGAGGCGGTGCGCCGCCAACCCTACAGCGTGGTGCTGCTGGACGAGATCGAAAAGGCCCATCCGGACGTGCTGGAGCTGTTCTTCCAGGTGTTCGACAAGGGCGTGATGGACGACGCCGAAGGCCGCGAGATCGATTTCCGCAACACGCTCATCATCCTGACCTCCAACGTCGGATCCTCGGCCATCATGCAGGCCTGCCTGAACAAGAGCGCCGAGGAACGGCCCGATCCCGAGGCCTTGCAGGAACTGTTGGCGCCGCAGCTGTACAAGGCCTTCAAGCCCGCCTTCCTGGGCCGCATGAAGACCATCGCCTACTACCCGGTGGACGACGACGCGCTGGCCCGCATCATCGGGCTGAAGCTCGGGCGAATCGCCCAGCGGGTCCAGGCCAACCATCGCGCCGTGTTCGAGTGGGACGAGGCGCTGGTGGAGGCCGTGCTGGCGCGCTGCACCGAGGTGGATACCGGCGCGCGCAACGTCGACCACATCCTGAACGGCACGCTGTTGCCGCAGATCGCGGAACAGGTGCTGGGCCGCATGGCGCAGGGCGAGGCCATCGCCCGCATACGCGTGACCGCCGGCAAGAACGGCGAATTCCGCTACCGCCTTGCCTGA
- a CDS encoding type VI secretion system Vgr family protein, whose translation MPMDNAGLSRLSIASVDQANRLLDLRTPLGANRLVAEMLSATETLSDGAFRLELTALSDDAGIPLSELLGKPATLRLQTALGREQPRVWNGYITTAEFLGANGGLARYRLTLEPWLAFLRARRDSFAYQDKTVFDIVDSIFGDYKDQGGLAPQWRWVVKDRAAYAKRSLTVQYRETDHAFVERLLAEEGLFYWVEHEAGEGQGSHTLIIADHNGAFQPGPQASVRFARADVTETEDSIQQWSRRARWQTNAVRMASWDYRSAQARPVAAQVEGGGAKGAMDLVVNDYPGQYAYEDSAQGERLAHIALAALRVGQESCEGAGTVRTLAPGQRFELTGHYQQGGTDYVAIAVRHEARNNFDEDLGRAVREALGESGPQAAEAEFYRNTFTCIGIGTEFRKATRDGHGERLHPRPTVIGAQTALVVGAEAPVHTDRDHRVKVQFHWQRGKASSSRLEHPSGDENAPAKDELGTWVRVAESVAGGDWGGNFVPRVGQEVLVEFLHGDIDRPVVVGALYNGAGAEDASHNQVQGGAANATGNAPAWFAGGADGHAHNVVMSGFKTQALASSGQGTGGYNQLVHDDTPGQSRLTASTTQAESRLNLGHIKQQRDNERLQDLGHGAELSTREAVALRGGAGLLISADLRKNAKGALLDSEEAGLQIENAMRTAEELSQAATRQKAVLEDDPETLPAQDALKHVLEVIDAKQDAPEGEPVAAYSEPQLQVSAPSGIGQYTPADAFLAAGATLAQVAPDVNWASSANLAMGVAGGAVLFTLGRKASGGSPVQGQGLLLHAAGGKLRLHSQDAKMTLSAEKAVTFASAQAGVTVQAAKRVLATAGGAYVRVEGGGIQLHAPGKVELKAGVHNWVGPESSQANLAFNEASPLCEARVRGAAQRGGAVVPLG comes from the coding sequence ATGCCCATGGATAATGCCGGCCTTTCCCGACTGTCGATCGCGTCGGTCGACCAGGCCAACCGCCTGCTGGACCTGCGCACGCCGCTGGGCGCGAACCGGCTCGTCGCGGAAATGCTATCCGCCACGGAAACCTTGTCGGACGGCGCGTTTCGGCTGGAATTGACCGCCCTGTCCGACGATGCAGGCATTCCCTTGTCCGAACTGCTGGGCAAGCCGGCGACCCTGCGCCTGCAGACCGCGCTGGGCCGCGAACAGCCCCGGGTCTGGAACGGCTACATCACGACAGCGGAGTTTCTGGGCGCCAACGGCGGCCTGGCGCGCTACCGACTGACGCTGGAACCCTGGCTCGCGTTTCTGCGCGCGCGCCGCGACAGCTTTGCCTATCAGGACAAGACCGTCTTCGACATCGTCGACAGCATCTTCGGCGACTATAAGGATCAGGGGGGGCTCGCGCCGCAATGGCGCTGGGTGGTGAAGGACCGCGCCGCGTACGCCAAGCGCAGCCTGACCGTGCAGTACCGCGAAACCGACCATGCCTTCGTCGAGCGCCTGTTGGCGGAAGAGGGCTTGTTCTACTGGGTGGAGCACGAGGCGGGTGAAGGCCAAGGCAGCCACACCTTGATCATCGCCGACCATAACGGCGCCTTCCAGCCCGGCCCGCAGGCCAGCGTGCGCTTTGCCCGCGCCGACGTCACGGAGACCGAGGACAGCATCCAGCAATGGAGCCGGCGCGCGCGCTGGCAGACCAATGCGGTGCGCATGGCCAGTTGGGATTACCGCAGCGCCCAGGCCAGGCCGGTGGCGGCGCAGGTCGAAGGCGGCGGCGCGAAGGGTGCGATGGATCTGGTCGTCAACGACTATCCCGGCCAGTACGCCTACGAGGACAGCGCGCAGGGCGAGCGCCTGGCGCACATCGCGCTGGCCGCGCTGCGCGTGGGCCAGGAGAGCTGCGAGGGCGCGGGCACCGTGCGTACGCTGGCGCCGGGCCAGCGTTTCGAGCTGACCGGGCACTATCAGCAGGGCGGGACCGACTATGTGGCGATCGCCGTGCGGCACGAGGCCCGCAACAACTTCGACGAGGACCTGGGCCGCGCCGTGAGGGAGGCGCTGGGCGAGAGCGGTCCGCAAGCCGCCGAGGCCGAGTTCTACCGCAACACCTTTACCTGCATAGGCATCGGCACGGAATTCCGCAAGGCCACGCGCGACGGGCACGGCGAACGCCTGCATCCTCGACCTACCGTGATCGGCGCGCAAACCGCGCTGGTGGTGGGCGCGGAGGCGCCGGTGCATACCGACCGCGACCATCGCGTCAAGGTGCAGTTCCATTGGCAGCGCGGCAAGGCTTCCAGCAGCCGCCTGGAACATCCCTCGGGCGACGAGAACGCGCCCGCCAAGGACGAACTGGGCACGTGGGTGCGGGTGGCGGAATCCGTGGCGGGCGGGGACTGGGGCGGCAACTTCGTGCCGCGCGTCGGCCAGGAAGTGCTGGTCGAGTTTCTGCACGGCGACATCGATCGGCCCGTGGTGGTTGGCGCGCTCTACAACGGCGCAGGCGCCGAGGATGCTTCGCACAATCAGGTGCAGGGCGGCGCGGCCAATGCCACTGGCAACGCGCCCGCCTGGTTCGCGGGCGGCGCCGACGGCCATGCGCACAACGTGGTGATGTCCGGCTTCAAGACGCAGGCGCTCGCCAGCAGCGGGCAGGGCACGGGTGGCTACAACCAACTGGTGCACGACGACACGCCGGGGCAATCCCGCCTGACGGCTTCGACCACGCAGGCCGAGAGCCGCCTGAACCTGGGTCACATCAAGCAGCAGCGCGACAACGAAAGACTGCAGGACCTGGGCCACGGCGCGGAACTGTCGACCCGCGAGGCGGTGGCGCTGCGCGGCGGCGCCGGGCTGCTGATCAGCGCGGACCTGCGCAAGAACGCCAAGGGTGCGCTGCTGGATAGCGAGGAAGCGGGCTTGCAGATCGAGAACGCGATGCGCACGGCCGAGGAGCTGTCGCAGGCGGCAACGCGCCAGAAGGCGGTGCTGGAAGACGATCCGGAAACACTGCCGGCGCAGGATGCGTTGAAGCACGTCCTGGAGGTGATCGACGCGAAGCAGGACGCGCCCGAGGGCGAGCCCGTCGCCGCCTATAGCGAGCCGCAGTTGCAGGTGAGCGCGCCCAGCGGCATCGGCCAGTACACCCCGGCGGACGCGTTTCTAGCGGCCGGGGCGACGTTGGCGCAGGTGGCGCCGGACGTGAACTGGGCCAGCAGCGCCAACCTGGCGATGGGCGTGGCTGGCGGCGCGGTGCTGTTCACGCTCGGCCGCAAGGCGTCCGGCGGCAGCCCGGTGCAGGGCCAGGGGCTGCTGCTGCATGCGGCGGGCGGCAAGCTGCGCCTGCACAGCCAGGATGCCAAGATGACCTTGTCGGCGGAAAAGGCGGTGACCTTCGCCTCGGCGCAGGCCGGCGTGACCGTGCAGGCGGCCAAGCGCGTGCTGGCGACGGCCGGCGGCGCCTATGTGCGGGTCGAAGGCGGCGGAATTCAGCTGCATGCGCCGGGGAAGGTCGAGTTGAAGGCAGGCGTGCATAACTGGGTCGGCCCGGAAAGCAGCCAGGCGAATCTGGCCTTCAACGAAGCCAGTCCCTTGTGCGAAGCGCGCGTGCGCGGCGCGGCCCAGCGTGGCGGCGCCGTGGTGCCGCTGGGCTGA